The following are encoded in a window of Armatimonas rosea genomic DNA:
- a CDS encoding XisH family protein, whose amino-acid sequence MPRRDKAHLAVRHALEKEGWVITHDPLLLEYGGTNLFVDLGAEQPLGAEKEGQQIAVEIKGFQSPSDMNEWEKALGQYLFYEFLLEEQYPGRVLFLAMPDEAYHRVFQDARGLEFIRSRRIRLLTYLEREEEVKEWIH is encoded by the coding sequence ATGCCTCGTCGGGATAAAGCGCATCTTGCTGTTCGTCATGCCCTCGAAAAAGAAGGGTGGGTTATTACACACGATCCGCTTTTATTAGAGTACGGTGGCACGAATCTCTTCGTGGATCTAGGGGCAGAGCAGCCTCTGGGGGCAGAAAAAGAGGGCCAGCAGATCGCGGTGGAGATCAAAGGCTTTCAATCCCCCTCCGACATGAACGAGTGGGAAAAAGCACTCGGGCAGTATCTATTTTATGAGTTTCTTCTGGAGGAGCAATATCCCGGCCGTGTGTTGTTTTTAGCAATGCCCGACGAGGCATACCATCGCGTTTTTCAAGATGCCCGTGGCTTGGAATTTATTCGCAGCCGGAGAATTCGCTTGCTGACCTATCTTGAAAGGGAAGAAGAGGTTAAGGAATGGATTCACTAA
- a CDS encoding DUF1501 domain-containing protein — protein sequence MNELTRRAFLGKTSQGLGALALASLEAKASPLTPARRGELKESDSYLSPRSAGVRGAKRVIWLTMAGGPSQLELFDPKPKLAQLHGQPMPESFTKGQQLAQLQGQKLLCFGPQFPFAKYGKHQTELSTLLPHTGAMIDDICLIRSMTTDAINHDPAHMFMNTGSQIAGRPSMGAWVTYGLGSAAKDLPGFVVLVSTGPGRSPQPIAARQWSSGFLPSKFQGVQLRSKGDPVLYLASPKGVTQEQQGADIAAISSLNAHHNSFVEDPEIATRIAQYELAYQMQMSVPGLMDLSQEKPETLESYGCQLGDGSFASNCLLARRLAERGVRFIQLYHRDWDHHSQLREELPLRAKEVDQACAALIKDLKQRGLFDDTLIVWSGEFGRTPMSQSNKGTTGRDHHNKAMSLWVAGAGVQGGLVYGATDELGYAAQENVATVHDLHATMLHLLGIDHSAFTYKFQGLDAKLTGVEGATVLKGILS from the coding sequence ATGAACGAACTCACCCGACGCGCCTTCCTCGGCAAGACCTCCCAAGGGCTTGGCGCTCTCGCCCTGGCATCGCTAGAAGCGAAAGCCTCCCCCCTAACCCCCGCCCGGCGGGGGGAATTAAAGGAATCCGACTCCTATTTGTCCCCCCGCTCGGCGGGGGTTAGGGGGGCCAAGCGCGTGATCTGGCTCACCATGGCGGGGGGACCGTCGCAGCTGGAGCTCTTCGACCCCAAGCCCAAGCTCGCCCAGCTCCATGGCCAGCCCATGCCCGAGAGCTTCACCAAGGGCCAGCAGCTCGCGCAGCTCCAGGGGCAGAAGCTCCTCTGCTTTGGGCCGCAGTTCCCGTTTGCCAAGTACGGCAAGCACCAGACCGAGCTCAGCACGCTTCTCCCCCACACCGGGGCGATGATCGACGATATCTGCCTGATCCGCTCCATGACCACCGATGCGATTAACCACGACCCGGCGCACATGTTCATGAACACGGGCAGCCAGATCGCGGGGCGGCCGAGCATGGGCGCGTGGGTGACCTATGGGCTGGGAAGTGCGGCTAAGGACCTCCCGGGGTTTGTGGTGCTAGTCTCCACCGGGCCGGGGCGCTCCCCGCAGCCCATCGCGGCGCGCCAGTGGAGCAGCGGGTTCCTGCCGAGCAAGTTCCAGGGCGTGCAGCTCCGCAGTAAGGGCGACCCCGTGCTCTACCTCGCCAGCCCCAAGGGAGTGACACAAGAGCAACAAGGGGCCGATATCGCCGCGATCTCGTCGCTCAACGCTCACCACAACTCCTTTGTCGAAGACCCGGAGATCGCCACCCGAATCGCGCAGTACGAGCTGGCCTACCAGATGCAGATGTCCGTGCCGGGCCTGATGGACCTCTCCCAGGAGAAGCCCGAGACCCTGGAGAGCTACGGCTGCCAGCTCGGGGACGGGAGCTTCGCCAGCAACTGCCTCCTGGCGCGGCGACTGGCGGAGCGCGGTGTGCGGTTTATCCAGCTCTACCACCGCGACTGGGACCACCACAGCCAGCTACGCGAGGAGCTTCCCCTGCGTGCCAAAGAAGTGGACCAGGCCTGCGCCGCGCTGATCAAAGACCTCAAGCAGCGCGGGCTCTTCGACGATACGCTGATTGTCTGGTCGGGCGAGTTTGGCCGGACGCCCATGTCCCAGAGCAACAAGGGCACCACGGGCCGCGACCACCACAACAAGGCGATGTCGCTCTGGGTGGCAGGGGCGGGAGTCCAAGGCGGCCTGGTCTACGGTGCCACCGATGAGCTGGGCTACGCCGCGCAGGAGAATGTGGCCACGGTCCATGACCTCCACGCGACCATGCTCCACCTGCTCGGAATCGACCACAGCGCCTTTACCTACAAGTTCCAGGGCCTGGACGCCAAGCTGACCGGGGTCGAGGGTGCCACCGTGCTCAAGGGGATTCTGAGCTAG
- a CDS encoding SMP-30/gluconolactonase/LRE family protein produces the protein MSETLYVATPLTQGDFTAGIEGPACDRDGNIYCVSFRDKRGIAKVTPDGKAELYLQVPEKSAGNGIRFDRAGNMFIADYTDHNVLRVDARTKALSVFAHNDKMNQPNDLAIAANGTLYASDPNWGNSTGQLWRVTKDGTTILEASDMGTTNGIEVSPDGKTLYVNESVQRTIWAFEIARDGALKNKRLFKKFDDFGFDGMRCDIDGNLYATRHGKGTVVKLSPRAEVLQEIDVLGEHPTNICFGGKDGRTAYVTEAKQMRLVQFRVDRPGLEWQRWR, from the coding sequence ATGTCTGAGACACTTTATGTCGCCACACCGCTTACCCAGGGAGATTTTACCGCAGGAATCGAGGGGCCGGCGTGCGACCGCGACGGCAATATCTACTGTGTGAGCTTTCGCGACAAGCGAGGAATCGCCAAGGTTACCCCCGATGGCAAGGCGGAGCTCTATCTCCAGGTCCCCGAGAAGAGCGCAGGCAATGGGATCCGCTTCGACCGAGCGGGGAATATGTTTATCGCAGACTACACCGACCACAATGTCCTGCGAGTCGATGCACGCACCAAAGCTTTAAGTGTCTTTGCACACAATGACAAGATGAACCAGCCCAACGATCTAGCGATTGCGGCCAACGGGACCCTCTACGCCAGCGATCCCAACTGGGGCAATAGCACCGGGCAGCTCTGGCGGGTCACCAAAGACGGCACAACGATCCTCGAGGCAAGCGACATGGGCACGACCAATGGGATTGAGGTAAGCCCCGATGGCAAGACGCTCTATGTCAATGAGAGTGTCCAGCGGACGATCTGGGCCTTCGAGATCGCCCGTGATGGTGCGCTCAAGAACAAGCGGCTCTTTAAAAAGTTCGACGACTTTGGCTTCGATGGCATGCGCTGCGATATCGACGGCAACCTCTACGCGACGCGCCATGGTAAGGGCACCGTGGTCAAGCTCTCCCCCCGCGCCGAGGTCTTGCAAGAGATCGATGTCCTGGGAGAGCACCCCACCAATATCTGCTTCGGGGGCAAGGACGGTCGCACGGCCTATGTCACCGAGGCAAAACAGATGCGCCTCGTGCAGTTCCGCGTCGATCGTCCCGGCCTAGAGTGGCAGCGCTGGCGCTAA
- a CDS encoding XisI protein has product MDSLKTIIKKILTEYVEFFGVQPTMEIEAIFDDEKGHYELLQHGWIGNRRVHGVFLHLDIKGEKIWIQHDGTSEGIAVELMEAGISPKQIVLAFRSPREREGGIFAVA; this is encoded by the coding sequence ATGGATTCACTAAAAACGATAATCAAGAAAATATTGACAGAGTATGTGGAGTTTTTTGGGGTGCAACCTACTATGGAGATTGAAGCGATTTTTGACGATGAGAAAGGTCATTATGAGCTTCTACAGCATGGTTGGATAGGGAATCGGCGTGTTCATGGTGTCTTTTTGCATCTGGATATTAAGGGGGAGAAGATTTGGATCCAGCACGATGGCACCAGTGAGGGAATCGCCGTAGAGCTGATGGAAGCAGGTATCTCGCCGAAGCAGATCGTTCTCGCTTTCCGAAGTCCCCGTGAGCGTGAGGGGGGAATCTTCGCGGTTGCCTGA